The proteins below are encoded in one region of Rhododendron vialii isolate Sample 1 chromosome 7a, ASM3025357v1:
- the LOC131332812 gene encoding uncharacterized protein LOC131332812, with amino-acid sequence MAELMLRAQKHMNAEEAVYARRARDGFDPQAGPSQVGEFSLTDKRRREAVRKTGGEPRNKKFTPLIATAEQILSNLQDDPDLTWPGKLRSDPSRRAKDKYCRFHKDHRHNTDDCIDLKQQIEDLIQRGRLQRFVTKKHQKQPRKEDTSKERRDGAAPQSGPIGEIKVIHGGFAGGGESSHARKAHLRKLRTEEYLEVNTIDRPSKIQKKEEIPIIFSEEDLKGIQIPHDDPLVITIVIANYLTRRVLMEVQPIYSTFMHMTS; translated from the exons ATGGCAGAGCTCATGCTCAGAGCTCAGAAGCACATGAACGCAGAAGAGGCTGTCTATGCAAGGCGTGCACGTGATGGTTTCGATCCCCAAGCAGGGCCATCACAGGTTGGCGAATTCTCCCTAACAGACAAAAGAAGACGAGAAGCTGTCCGCAAGACAGGGGGAGAACCAAGGAATAAAAAG TTTACCCCGCTCATAGCCACGGCAGAGCAAATCCTCAGCAATCTACAAGACGATCCAGACCTCACGTGGCCAGGAAAGCTGAGATCCGATCCTAGCAGGAGAGCTAAGGATAAATACTGTAGGTTTCACAAAGACCACAGACATAATACAGATGATTGCATTGACTTGAAACAGCAGATCGAGGATCTAATTCAAAGAGGGAGACTTCAGCGTTTCGTAACAAAGAAACACCAGAAGCAACCCAGAAAGGAAGACACAAGCAAAGAGCGAAGGGATGGTGCTGCACCCCAGTCCGGCCCCATTGGAGAGATCAAGgtcatccatggaggatttgccGGAGGTGGAGAGTCCAGCCATGCAAGAAAGGCCCACCTAAGAAAATTGCGAACGGAGGAATATTTGGAGGTCAACACAATTGACCGCCCAAGCAAGATCCAGAAGAAAGAGGAGATACCCATAATTTTCTCAGAAGAAGATCTCAAAGGGATCCAGATTCCCCATGATGACCCCCTGGTCATAACCATTGTCATAGCAAACTACCTCACACGAAGAGTATTGATGGAAGTTCAGCCGATATACTCTACCTTCATGCATATGACCAGTTAA